The following are from one region of the Falco cherrug isolate bFalChe1 chromosome 19, bFalChe1.pri, whole genome shotgun sequence genome:
- the SLC4A8 gene encoding electroneutral sodium bicarbonate exchanger 1 isoform X2: MPAGSNEPDGILSYQRHDEEAVIDQGRTSNVVNIHYEKEELEGHRTLYVGVRMPLVRQSHRHHRPHSQKHRKREREKESAPTEQGYHYTPSQRVQFILGTEEDEQHVPHDLFTELDEICMKEGKDAEWKETARWLKFEEDVEDGGERWSKPYVATLSLHSLFELRSCLINGTVLLDICANSIEEIADMILGQQEQSAEFDEHMRARVRDVLLKKHHHQNEKKRNNLLPIVRSFADVSKKQSDLHLLDRPAQTLTPHPSPTTAEAKNGVNHETNITDLSKAELHFMKKIPTGAEASNVLVGNLDFLHQPIVAFVRLTPAVLLSGMTEVPIPTRFLFVLLGPEGKAHQYHEIGRAMATIMTDEVFHDVAYKAKNRADLVAGVDEFLDQVTVLPPGEWDPSIRIEPPKNVPSQEKRKIPGALDDHAHSKPEKHSGPELERTGRLFGGLVLDVKRKAPWFWSDFRDGLSLQCLASFLFLYCACMSPVITFGGLLGEATNGHISAMESLLGASMTGVVYSLFAGQPLTILGSTGPVLVFEKILYKFCKEYTLSYLSLRACIGLWTAFFCIVLVATDASSLVCYITRFTEEAFASLICIIFIYEALEKLSHLRETYPVHMHSKLDFLTTYYCKCEAPIHPSNDTLRFWDSNKIDVSGITWENLTVSECRHLRGEFQGPACGHNGPYAPNVLFWCCILFFSTFVLSSLLKKFKTSRYFPTKVRSMVSDFAVFLTIVIMVLIDFAIGIPSPKLHVPHMFKPTRDDRGWFINPIGPNPWWTVLAALIPALLCTILIFMDQQITAVIVNRKEHRLKKGCGYHLDLFMVAVMLGVCSVMGLPWFVAATVLSITHVNSLKVESDCSAPGEQPKFLGIREQRVTGLMIFVLMGCSVFFTSVLKFIPMPVLYGVFLYMGVSSLRGIQFFDRLKLFWMPAKHQPDFIYLRHVPLRKVHLFTVIQLICLVLLWAIKASRAAIIFPMMVLALVFVRKVMDLCFSKRELSFLDDLMPESKKKKLDDAKNEAKEEEESQKMMEAAAAANSVQLKLGKTSDSAIPKPSSDRADPSEINISDEMAKTTVWKALTMNTETL; this comes from the exons aTGCCCGCCGGCAGCAACGAGCCCGACGGGATCCTCAGCTACCAG AGACACGACGAAGAGGCGGTGATTGACCAGGGAAGAACGAGCAATGTTGTCAATATTCACTATGagaaggaggagctggaag GACATCGGACCCTGTACGTGGGTGTGCGGATGCCGCTGGTGAGGCAGAGCCACCGGCATCACCGACCCCACAGCCAGAAGCATCGGAAACGGGAACGGGAGAAGGAGTCTGCCCCAACAGAGCAGGGATACCACT ACACCCCGTCCCAGAGGGTGCAGTTCATCCTCGGGACCGAGGAGGACGAGCAGCACGTCCCTCATGACTTGTTCACCGAGCTGGATGAGATCTGCATGAAAGAGGGCAAAGATGCCGAGTGGAAGGAGACGGCCAG GTGGCTGAAGTTTGAGGAGGACGTGGAAGACGGCGGCGAGCGCTGGAGCAAGCCCTACGTGGCCACGCTGTCCTTGCACAGCCTCTTTGAGCTGAGGAGCTGCCTCATCAACGGGACGGTGCTGCTGGACATCTGCGCCAACAGCATCGAAGAGATTGCCG ATATGATCCTGGGCCAGCAAGAGCAGTCCGCGGAATTTGATGAGCACATGCGGGCAAGAGTTCGAGATGTCCTTTTGAAGAAGCATCACCATCAGAAcgagaagaaaagaaacaacctTCTCCCCATTGTCCGCTCATTTGCTGATGTGAGCAAGAAGCAGTCAGACCTGCACCTCCTCGACAGGCCAG CCCAAACACTCACCCCGCATCCTTCTCCCACCACGGCAGAAGCTAAAAATGGGGTGAACCACGAGACCAACATAACGGATTTAAGCAAG GCGGAGCTGCACTTCATGAAGAAAATTCCCACCGGGGCTGAAGCGTCCAACGTGCTCGTGGGAAACCTGGATTTCCTTCACCAGCCCATCGTGGCGTTTGTCCGCCTGACCCCGGCTGTCCTCCTCTCGGGCATGACGGAAGTTCCCATCCCAACCAG gttcctgtttgttttgctgggaCCAGAAGGAAAAGCCCACCAGTACCATGAGATTGGCAGGGCCATGGCTACTATCATGACAGATGAG GTTTTCCATGACGTTGCTTATAAAGCCAAGAACCGGGCTGACCTTGTGGCTGGTGTGGACGAGTTCCTGGATCAGGTCACGGTCTTGCCGCCAGGAGAGTGGGATCCATCAATCCGAATCGAGCCCCCAAAAAACGTCCCTTCGCAG GAGAAACGGAAGATACCAGGAGCTCTCGATGACCATGCGCACAGCAAGCCGGAGAAGCACAGCGGCCCTGAACTGGAGCGGACGGGAAG gCTCTTTGGGGGTTTGGTCCTGGATGTGAAGCGGAAAGCCCCATGGTTCTGGAGTGACTTTCGGGATGGTCTGAGCCTGCAGTGCCTGGcatccttcctcttcctctactGTGCCTGCATGTCCCCTGTCATCACCtttggggggctgctgggggaggcaACCAACGGCCACATA AGTGCCATGGAGTCGCTGCTGGGTGCATCCATGACCGGCGTGGTGTATTCCCTCTTTGCCGGGCAACCTCTCACCATCCTTGGCAGCACTGGACCCGTCCTTGTGTTTGAGAAGATCCTCTACAAATTTTGCAA GGAGTACACGCTCTCCTATCTCTCCCTGCGGGCGTGCATTGGGCTGTGGACTGCCTTCTTCTGCATCGTGCTGGTGGCCACCGACGCCAGCTCTTTGGTGTGCTACATCACCCGCTTCACCGAAGAAGCCTTTGCCTCCCTCATCTGCATCATCTTCATCTACGAGGCGCTAGAGAAGCTGAGTCACCTGCGAGAGACCTACCCTGTGCACATGCACAGCAAGCTTGACTTCCTCACCACCTACTA ctgtAAGTGCGAGGCACCAATTCATCCCAGCAATGACACCCTGCGTTTCTGGGACAGCAACAAGATCGATGTGTCTGGCATCACCTGGGAAAATCTCACGGTGTCT GAATGCCGGCATCTGCGTGGTGAGTTTCAAGGACCTGCCTGTGGACACAACGGCCCCTACGCGCCTAACGTCCTCTTCTGGTGCTGCATTCTCTTCTTCTCCACCTTCGTCCTGTCGAGCTTATTGAAGAAGTTCAAGACCAGCCGCTACTTCCCAACCAAA GTACGGTCCATGGTGAGTGACTTTGCGGTTTTCCTCACCATCGTCATCATGGTGCTCATTGACTTTGCGATTGGGATCCCATCACCGAAGCTCCACGTCCCCCATATGTTCAAG CCGACCAGAGATGACCGTGGGTGGTTCATCAACCCCATAGGACCAAACCCATGGTGGACGGTGTTGGCTGCGCtgatcccagctctgctgtgcaccATCTTGATATTCATGGACCAGCAGATCACGGCTGTGATTGTGAACAGGAAGGAGCACAGGCTGAAG AAAGGATGTGGGTACCACCTGGACCTTTTCATGGTGGCTGTGATGCTGGGGGTGTGCTCCGTGATGGGGCTGCCCTGGTTTGTGGCTGCGACCGTCCTGTCCATCACCCACGTGAACAGCCTCAAAGTAGAGTCTGACTGCTCGGCTCCAGGAGAACAACCCAAGTTTTTGGGGATACGAGAGCAGAGGGTCACTGGCTTGATGATCTTTGTGCTCATGGGCTGCTCGGTCTTCTTCACTTCTGTGTTGAAG tttataCCAATGCCTGTGCTTTATGGTGTCTTCCTCTACATGGGCGTATCGTCGCTCAGAGGAATTCAG ttcttcGATCGCTTGAAGCTGTTTTGGATGCCAGCAAAACACCAGCCAGATTTCATCTACCTGCGGCACGTCCCCTTGCGAAAGGTGCATCTCTTCACCGTGATCCAGCTGATCTGCCTCGTCCTGCTCTGGGCCATCAAGGCATCCCGTGCCGCCATCATCTTTCCCATGATG GTGCTGGCTCTCGTTTTTGTCCGGAAAGTGATGGATCTCTGCTTCTCGAAGCGAGAGCTCAGCTTTCTGGATGACCTTATGCcagaaagcaagaagaagaagTTGGATGATGCCAAAAATGAAGCCAAAGAAGAAGAG GAGTCCCAGAAGATgatggaagctgctgctgctgcaaattcAGTTCAGCTGAAACTGGGGAAGACCAGCGACTCTGCTATCCCAAAGCCAAGCAGTGACAG GGCTGATCCTTCAGAGATTAATATCTCCGATGAGATGGCAAAAACGACCGTATGGAAGGCTCTCACTATGAACACGGAAACACTCTGA
- the LOC102047922 gene encoding exendin-3-like, whose translation MPMVRWLYLSGLVFAVLIPAAWQMGPKDLGDMSRWHSYESQSAQSFASNLKRHSEGTFTSDFTRYLDKMKAKDFVHWLINTKRYSSSKKRYLKEEPRSMPFPAMFPLLA comes from the exons ATGCCGATGGTCCGGTGGCTGTACCTCTCCGGGCTGGTGTTTGCCGTGCTGATCCCGGCAGCGTGGCAGATGGGCCCCAAGGACTTGGGTGACATGTCCAG GTGGCACTCGTACGAATCCCAAAGCGCCCAAAGCTTCGCATCCAACCTCAAGCGGCACTCGGAAGGCACCTTCACCAGCGACTTCACCCGCTACCTGGACAAGATGAAGGCCAAGGACTTCGTGCACTGGCTCATCAACACCAAGCGCTACAG tagCTCTAAGAAGAGGTACCTGAAGGAGGAGCCCCGCAGCATGCCCTTCCCAGCCATGTTCCCACTGCTGGCGTAA
- the SLC4A8 gene encoding electroneutral sodium bicarbonate exchanger 1 isoform X1 — protein MPAGSNEPDGILSYQQRHDEEAVIDQGRTSNVVNIHYEKEELEGHRTLYVGVRMPLVRQSHRHHRPHSQKHRKREREKESAPTEQGYHYTPSQRVQFILGTEEDEQHVPHDLFTELDEICMKEGKDAEWKETARWLKFEEDVEDGGERWSKPYVATLSLHSLFELRSCLINGTVLLDICANSIEEIADMILGQQEQSAEFDEHMRARVRDVLLKKHHHQNEKKRNNLLPIVRSFADVSKKQSDLHLLDRPAQTLTPHPSPTTAEAKNGVNHETNITDLSKAELHFMKKIPTGAEASNVLVGNLDFLHQPIVAFVRLTPAVLLSGMTEVPIPTRFLFVLLGPEGKAHQYHEIGRAMATIMTDEVFHDVAYKAKNRADLVAGVDEFLDQVTVLPPGEWDPSIRIEPPKNVPSQEKRKIPGALDDHAHSKPEKHSGPELERTGRLFGGLVLDVKRKAPWFWSDFRDGLSLQCLASFLFLYCACMSPVITFGGLLGEATNGHISAMESLLGASMTGVVYSLFAGQPLTILGSTGPVLVFEKILYKFCKEYTLSYLSLRACIGLWTAFFCIVLVATDASSLVCYITRFTEEAFASLICIIFIYEALEKLSHLRETYPVHMHSKLDFLTTYYCKCEAPIHPSNDTLRFWDSNKIDVSGITWENLTVSECRHLRGEFQGPACGHNGPYAPNVLFWCCILFFSTFVLSSLLKKFKTSRYFPTKVRSMVSDFAVFLTIVIMVLIDFAIGIPSPKLHVPHMFKPTRDDRGWFINPIGPNPWWTVLAALIPALLCTILIFMDQQITAVIVNRKEHRLKKGCGYHLDLFMVAVMLGVCSVMGLPWFVAATVLSITHVNSLKVESDCSAPGEQPKFLGIREQRVTGLMIFVLMGCSVFFTSVLKFIPMPVLYGVFLYMGVSSLRGIQFFDRLKLFWMPAKHQPDFIYLRHVPLRKVHLFTVIQLICLVLLWAIKASRAAIIFPMMVLALVFVRKVMDLCFSKRELSFLDDLMPESKKKKLDDAKNEAKEEEESQKMMEAAAAANSVQLKLGKTSDSAIPKPSSDRADPSEINISDEMAKTTVWKALTMNTETL, from the exons aTGCCCGCCGGCAGCAACGAGCCCGACGGGATCCTCAGCTACCAG CAGAGACACGACGAAGAGGCGGTGATTGACCAGGGAAGAACGAGCAATGTTGTCAATATTCACTATGagaaggaggagctggaag GACATCGGACCCTGTACGTGGGTGTGCGGATGCCGCTGGTGAGGCAGAGCCACCGGCATCACCGACCCCACAGCCAGAAGCATCGGAAACGGGAACGGGAGAAGGAGTCTGCCCCAACAGAGCAGGGATACCACT ACACCCCGTCCCAGAGGGTGCAGTTCATCCTCGGGACCGAGGAGGACGAGCAGCACGTCCCTCATGACTTGTTCACCGAGCTGGATGAGATCTGCATGAAAGAGGGCAAAGATGCCGAGTGGAAGGAGACGGCCAG GTGGCTGAAGTTTGAGGAGGACGTGGAAGACGGCGGCGAGCGCTGGAGCAAGCCCTACGTGGCCACGCTGTCCTTGCACAGCCTCTTTGAGCTGAGGAGCTGCCTCATCAACGGGACGGTGCTGCTGGACATCTGCGCCAACAGCATCGAAGAGATTGCCG ATATGATCCTGGGCCAGCAAGAGCAGTCCGCGGAATTTGATGAGCACATGCGGGCAAGAGTTCGAGATGTCCTTTTGAAGAAGCATCACCATCAGAAcgagaagaaaagaaacaacctTCTCCCCATTGTCCGCTCATTTGCTGATGTGAGCAAGAAGCAGTCAGACCTGCACCTCCTCGACAGGCCAG CCCAAACACTCACCCCGCATCCTTCTCCCACCACGGCAGAAGCTAAAAATGGGGTGAACCACGAGACCAACATAACGGATTTAAGCAAG GCGGAGCTGCACTTCATGAAGAAAATTCCCACCGGGGCTGAAGCGTCCAACGTGCTCGTGGGAAACCTGGATTTCCTTCACCAGCCCATCGTGGCGTTTGTCCGCCTGACCCCGGCTGTCCTCCTCTCGGGCATGACGGAAGTTCCCATCCCAACCAG gttcctgtttgttttgctgggaCCAGAAGGAAAAGCCCACCAGTACCATGAGATTGGCAGGGCCATGGCTACTATCATGACAGATGAG GTTTTCCATGACGTTGCTTATAAAGCCAAGAACCGGGCTGACCTTGTGGCTGGTGTGGACGAGTTCCTGGATCAGGTCACGGTCTTGCCGCCAGGAGAGTGGGATCCATCAATCCGAATCGAGCCCCCAAAAAACGTCCCTTCGCAG GAGAAACGGAAGATACCAGGAGCTCTCGATGACCATGCGCACAGCAAGCCGGAGAAGCACAGCGGCCCTGAACTGGAGCGGACGGGAAG gCTCTTTGGGGGTTTGGTCCTGGATGTGAAGCGGAAAGCCCCATGGTTCTGGAGTGACTTTCGGGATGGTCTGAGCCTGCAGTGCCTGGcatccttcctcttcctctactGTGCCTGCATGTCCCCTGTCATCACCtttggggggctgctgggggaggcaACCAACGGCCACATA AGTGCCATGGAGTCGCTGCTGGGTGCATCCATGACCGGCGTGGTGTATTCCCTCTTTGCCGGGCAACCTCTCACCATCCTTGGCAGCACTGGACCCGTCCTTGTGTTTGAGAAGATCCTCTACAAATTTTGCAA GGAGTACACGCTCTCCTATCTCTCCCTGCGGGCGTGCATTGGGCTGTGGACTGCCTTCTTCTGCATCGTGCTGGTGGCCACCGACGCCAGCTCTTTGGTGTGCTACATCACCCGCTTCACCGAAGAAGCCTTTGCCTCCCTCATCTGCATCATCTTCATCTACGAGGCGCTAGAGAAGCTGAGTCACCTGCGAGAGACCTACCCTGTGCACATGCACAGCAAGCTTGACTTCCTCACCACCTACTA ctgtAAGTGCGAGGCACCAATTCATCCCAGCAATGACACCCTGCGTTTCTGGGACAGCAACAAGATCGATGTGTCTGGCATCACCTGGGAAAATCTCACGGTGTCT GAATGCCGGCATCTGCGTGGTGAGTTTCAAGGACCTGCCTGTGGACACAACGGCCCCTACGCGCCTAACGTCCTCTTCTGGTGCTGCATTCTCTTCTTCTCCACCTTCGTCCTGTCGAGCTTATTGAAGAAGTTCAAGACCAGCCGCTACTTCCCAACCAAA GTACGGTCCATGGTGAGTGACTTTGCGGTTTTCCTCACCATCGTCATCATGGTGCTCATTGACTTTGCGATTGGGATCCCATCACCGAAGCTCCACGTCCCCCATATGTTCAAG CCGACCAGAGATGACCGTGGGTGGTTCATCAACCCCATAGGACCAAACCCATGGTGGACGGTGTTGGCTGCGCtgatcccagctctgctgtgcaccATCTTGATATTCATGGACCAGCAGATCACGGCTGTGATTGTGAACAGGAAGGAGCACAGGCTGAAG AAAGGATGTGGGTACCACCTGGACCTTTTCATGGTGGCTGTGATGCTGGGGGTGTGCTCCGTGATGGGGCTGCCCTGGTTTGTGGCTGCGACCGTCCTGTCCATCACCCACGTGAACAGCCTCAAAGTAGAGTCTGACTGCTCGGCTCCAGGAGAACAACCCAAGTTTTTGGGGATACGAGAGCAGAGGGTCACTGGCTTGATGATCTTTGTGCTCATGGGCTGCTCGGTCTTCTTCACTTCTGTGTTGAAG tttataCCAATGCCTGTGCTTTATGGTGTCTTCCTCTACATGGGCGTATCGTCGCTCAGAGGAATTCAG ttcttcGATCGCTTGAAGCTGTTTTGGATGCCAGCAAAACACCAGCCAGATTTCATCTACCTGCGGCACGTCCCCTTGCGAAAGGTGCATCTCTTCACCGTGATCCAGCTGATCTGCCTCGTCCTGCTCTGGGCCATCAAGGCATCCCGTGCCGCCATCATCTTTCCCATGATG GTGCTGGCTCTCGTTTTTGTCCGGAAAGTGATGGATCTCTGCTTCTCGAAGCGAGAGCTCAGCTTTCTGGATGACCTTATGCcagaaagcaagaagaagaagTTGGATGATGCCAAAAATGAAGCCAAAGAAGAAGAG GAGTCCCAGAAGATgatggaagctgctgctgctgcaaattcAGTTCAGCTGAAACTGGGGAAGACCAGCGACTCTGCTATCCCAAAGCCAAGCAGTGACAG GGCTGATCCTTCAGAGATTAATATCTCCGATGAGATGGCAAAAACGACCGTATGGAAGGCTCTCACTATGAACACGGAAACACTCTGA